A stretch of Cellulosilyticum sp. I15G10I2 DNA encodes these proteins:
- a CDS encoding pyridoxal phosphate-dependent decarboxylase family protein, producing the protein MLCNENKEFTREFLKKVVDICIDFKLQEEVNTKCFDVNERYKIIHDIPIEGSDIESVLEDFKKNVLTYCTNFASKNFMGFPDSGNSIAAMGGAIFAELLQQNLINQSFCGPTATFTEIAVIKWLREIVGYKTSKINSIWDVGGIITPGGTASNSIAMMLARENHVKGTMERGITSPEKFKIVVPKGIGHYSIKSSQMWLGCGNNIIEVPINNFKMDLSALKEILKENKDDIMSVIVYVGDSRTMTIDNLEEVYYITKEVKEDIWLHADACHGFSLGLSDKLKHKIKGIENYDSISTDPHKVLCCPYVISTLLVKEPQKVKTIASLSDLIMQEEFAFGQITPFLGSRNWSSLKLWFLINNLGKKGLGEIIEKRHHLALYLYSKLSEMEEFIVLNDVGINSVMFMYGNKNDDIDYLNSFNRKIYKRILSEGKYHLHQFSIADSNGIINKNKIVYPLRYMCGNFNTTEKDIDNLVKYVKSVALSIKTRGGEFYECAM; encoded by the coding sequence GTGCTTTGTAATGAGAATAAAGAATTCACAAGGGAATTCCTGAAAAAAGTAGTAGATATATGTATTGATTTTAAATTACAGGAGGAAGTAAACACAAAGTGTTTTGATGTAAATGAACGTTATAAAATTATCCATGACATACCTATAGAAGGCTCAGATATTGAGAGTGTATTAGAGGATTTTAAAAAAAATGTACTTACATATTGTACAAATTTTGCAAGTAAAAATTTTATGGGTTTTCCTGACAGTGGTAATTCAATTGCAGCAATGGGAGGAGCAATATTTGCTGAACTACTGCAGCAGAATCTGATCAATCAATCATTTTGTGGACCGACAGCTACATTTACAGAAATTGCCGTTATTAAATGGCTGAGGGAAATAGTAGGATATAAGACTTCTAAAATTAATAGTATTTGGGATGTAGGAGGAATCATTACACCTGGGGGAACTGCTAGCAACTCAATAGCTATGATGTTAGCAAGGGAAAATCATGTAAAAGGTACTATGGAGAGAGGTATAACAAGCCCTGAAAAGTTTAAGATAGTTGTTCCAAAAGGTATTGGTCATTATAGTATTAAGAGTAGTCAAATGTGGCTTGGGTGTGGAAACAATATAATTGAAGTGCCTATCAATAACTTTAAAATGGATTTGAGTGCATTAAAAGAGATTTTAAAAGAAAATAAAGATGATATTATGTCTGTCATTGTCTATGTAGGTGATAGCCGTACAATGACTATAGATAACTTGGAAGAGGTTTATTATATTACCAAGGAAGTTAAAGAAGATATATGGTTACATGCTGATGCATGTCATGGCTTTAGCCTAGGATTAAGTGATAAATTAAAGCACAAAATAAAAGGCATAGAAAATTATGACAGCATTAGTACTGATCCGCATAAGGTATTATGTTGTCCTTATGTTATAAGTACGTTATTAGTTAAGGAACCACAAAAGGTAAAAACAATTGCTAGTTTATCAGATTTGATAATGCAAGAAGAATTTGCTTTTGGGCAAATTACGCCTTTCCTTGGGTCAAGAAATTGGTCATCCCTCAAGTTGTGGTTTTTAATTAATAATCTTGGTAAAAAGGGGTTAGGTGAAATTATAGAAAAAAGACATCACCTTGCACTGTATCTATATAGTAAACTCTCTGAAATGGAAGAATTTATCGTTCTTAACGATGTTGGAATAAATTCAGTTATGTTTATGTATGGCAATAAAAATGATGATATAGATTATTTAAATAGTTTCAATAGGAAAATTTACAAACGTATATTGAGTGAAGGAAAGTATCATCTACACCAATTTTCGATAGCTGACAGTAATGGGATCATTAATAAAAATAAAATTGTATATCCATTACGATATATGTGTGGAAATTTTAATACTACTGAAAAAGACATTGATAATCTTGTTAAATATGTAAAATCAGTCGCGTTAAGTATAAAAACAAGAGGTGGAGAATTTTATGAGTGTGCTATGTAG
- a CDS encoding NUDIX domain-containing protein, whose translation MSVLQTNEIMQEFIEKYSHDCQVNQGSSLIIMHNEGLYFSLVKPKFWRKASEIANKVLIDFSGIGGAIEKGETPIDCLKREIMEEIKLRYSELTFAFPKKTMIISNDSNIAKVEIQDQENNPNPIYILEFKLPLRSDRAIKGKSYSCLQLFVYLAKLKENRLLEVSEDEEIPALIYVKKDQLAELLTGNIEIVNMAAPSGLEITWNKNFNINIPEHIVLTPKFTPTGLIKGQLDYASLQKLIGD comes from the coding sequence ATGAGTGTTTTACAAACAAATGAAATAATGCAAGAGTTTATTGAAAAATATAGTCATGATTGTCAAGTAAATCAAGGATCTAGTTTAATAATTATGCATAATGAAGGGCTTTATTTTTCACTAGTAAAACCTAAGTTTTGGAGGAAGGCAAGCGAAATAGCCAATAAAGTGTTAATTGATTTTAGCGGAATAGGTGGAGCTATTGAAAAAGGGGAAACACCGATTGATTGCTTAAAAAGAGAAATAATGGAGGAGATTAAACTACGATATAGCGAATTAACATTTGCTTTCCCAAAAAAAACAATGATTATATCAAATGACAGTAATATAGCTAAAGTTGAAATACAAGATCAAGAAAATAATCCTAATCCAATTTATATATTAGAGTTTAAACTTCCTTTAAGGAGCGATAGAGCAATTAAAGGCAAAAGCTATTCATGCTTACAGCTTTTTGTGTATCTAGCAAAGTTAAAAGAAAATCGTTTATTGGAAGTATCTGAAGATGAGGAAATTCCAGCGCTGATATATGTGAAAAAAGATCAACTCGCCGAGCTTCTAACTGGAAATATTGAAATAGTCAATATGGCTGCACCTAGTGGATTAGAAATTACATGGAACAAAAATTTCAATATTAATATTCCTGAACATATAGTATTAACTCCTAAATTCACTCCTACGGGATTGATAAAAGGTCAATTAGATTATGCTTCTTTACAAAAATTAATTGGGGATTAG
- a CDS encoding NUDIX domain-containing protein, which translates to MSNLTMSTSEQLTEDFLKKHACWSQINRGAGVLLIFKNGIYFLLSKPKYWETDRNSTIIKFGGIGGSIEKNEKPIECLKRELDEEVKISFEQIKFAYPSTTLLIKDDMPIQRINMTESDIPSPIYVLELILPLRKDRAQTGKTYSSLQLFVYLAKVKNSFTPKISENEDITAIMHVNQNILDRLLKGEIEVNKKETLQGIKIFWNENLSKDIPLNFKLYPRFSPIGLLKANLHFKDLEKYFK; encoded by the coding sequence ATGTCAAATTTAACAATGAGTACAAGCGAACAGTTAACTGAGGATTTCTTAAAGAAACATGCTTGCTGGTCACAGATAAATCGTGGGGCTGGGGTTCTTCTTATATTTAAAAATGGAATATATTTTTTACTTTCAAAGCCTAAGTATTGGGAAACAGACAGAAACAGCACTATAATAAAATTTGGTGGAATTGGTGGTTCGATTGAAAAAAATGAAAAACCTATTGAATGCTTGAAAAGGGAATTAGATGAAGAAGTTAAAATCAGCTTTGAGCAGATTAAGTTTGCATATCCAAGCACAACACTCCTAATAAAAGATGATATGCCAATTCAAAGAATAAATATGACGGAATCTGACATTCCGTCTCCTATATACGTATTAGAGCTTATCCTTCCTTTAAGGAAGGATAGAGCGCAAACTGGTAAAACTTATTCTAGCCTACAATTGTTTGTATATTTGGCTAAGGTGAAAAATAGTTTTACCCCTAAGATATCAGAGAATGAAGATATAACTGCTATAATGCATGTTAACCAAAATATACTTGATAGATTATTAAAGGGGGAAATAGAAGTTAATAAAAAAGAGACTTTACAGGGAATTAAAATTTTCTGGAACGAAAATTTGAGCAAAGATATCCCTTTAAATTTTAAGTTGTATCCAAGATTTAGTCCAATAGGCTTACTAAAAGCGAACTTGCATTTTAAAGATTTGGAAAAATACTTTAAATAG
- a CDS encoding group II intron maturase-specific domain-containing protein translates to MKALEINKKTECKIEMIAECINSIIRGWINYFGKYNAVTIKYSLDCVERRIVKWAMRKFKRFRGHRRRAEIWLSEVRKRKPSLFAHCKYRNRNVVTS, encoded by the coding sequence ATAAAAGCATTGGAGATTAACAAGAAGACTGAGTGTAAAATTGAAATGATAGCAGAATGTATAAATTCGATTATAAGAGGATGGATAAATTACTTTGGAAAATATAATGCAGTAACAATAAAGTATTCTCTGGATTGTGTCGAGCGAAGAATAGTTAAGTGGGCTATGCGCAAATTCAAAAGATTTCGCGGTCACAGGAGAAGGGCTGAAATATGGTTGTCAGAAGTCAGAAAAAGGAAGCCTAGTTTATTTGCACATTGTAAGTATCGCAATAGGAATGTTGTAACGAGTTGA
- a CDS encoding tyrosine-type recombinase/integrase, whose product MHSLRHTAASRMLENDTPLAVISDVLGHVDTDSTAVYFKVNLSKLKKRPLTIAEVRDHE is encoded by the coding sequence ATGCATTCTTTAAGACATACCGCAGCTTCAAGGATGTTAGAAAATGATACGCCACTTGCAGTCATTTCAGATGTACTTGGGCATGTAGATACTGATTCTACAGCAGTTTATTTTAAGGTTAATCTTAGCAAGCTAAAAAAGCGTCCTCTTACTATAGCAGAGGTGAGGGATCATGAATAA
- a CDS encoding tyrosine-type recombinase/integrase: MDSVGINVFVIPRGYYPSEEQYIPYIYTVIELKKFFTETDQCHIVSACPYRHLIMPIFFRMLYSCDLRVSEVRLLKVTDVDIRNGILTINHSEKDNCRLLPMSDDLLERCKAYYNSMHTFMNENNYFFLGATGKPMTNSNIYHNFRRFLWYAGIAHGGRGKGPRIHDFRHAFVCHCLKKWFKEKKDLSVYLPILKTYMVHDSFHETAYYLRMTADVFPDITIKLEGQYPDIIPKLGGRLNETN; encoded by the coding sequence ATGGATTCTGTTGGAATAAATGTATTCGTTATACCGCGAGGTTACTATCCTAGTGAAGAACAGTATATTCCTTATATTTATACAGTAATAGAACTCAAAAAATTCTTTACTGAAACTGATCAATGTCATATAGTCAGTGCTTGTCCTTATCGTCACTTAATTATGCCTATCTTTTTTCGCATGCTTTATTCCTGTGATTTGCGTGTTTCAGAAGTACGGTTACTTAAAGTAACGGATGTGGATATTAGAAATGGTATTCTTACAATTAATCATTCTGAAAAAGACAACTGCCGCCTTTTACCTATGTCTGATGATTTATTAGAACGTTGCAAGGCTTACTACAATTCTATGCATACATTTATGAATGAAAATAATTACTTTTTTCTAGGAGCTACAGGCAAGCCAATGACAAATTCAAATATTTACCATAACTTTAGAAGGTTTCTATGGTACGCTGGTATCGCACATGGCGGACGTGGAAAAGGGCCAAGAATACATGACTTTCGGCATGCATTCGTCTGTCATTGCCTTAAAAAATGGTTTAAAGAAAAAAAGGATCTATCTGTATATCTGCCTATTCTAAAAACATACATGGTGCATGACTCTTTTCATGAAACAGCCTATTATTTACGAATGACGGCTGATGTTTTTCCTGACATAACTATAAAACTTGAAGGTCAATACCCTGATATTATCCCAAAGTTAGGGGGTAGATTAAATGAAACCAACTAA
- a CDS encoding site-specific integrase — MKPTNFATHLTAFLSEYLPIQKNVSKNTIHSYRDTFKLLLKFCQEEKKIPAPKITLEVLSNDLIIDFL, encoded by the coding sequence ATGAAACCAACTAATTTTGCAACTCATTTAACAGCTTTTCTTTCTGAATATTTGCCAATACAGAAAAATGTAAGTAAAAATACCATACACTCCTACCGTGATACATTTAAACTTCTTTTAAAATTTTGTCAGGAAGAAAAAAAGATACCTGCCCCAAAAATTACATTAGAAGTTTTATCGAATGATTTAATTATAGACTTTTTATAG
- a CDS encoding sensor histidine kinase produces MDFMPLIPFLGVSIPESLIIYYMVLTILRKKESWLFVIALSLVTSLFSYIIRSIPIVFGIHSILQIILMIIFLNLFLKLSWRVAVVVIILTSVVLGLSEGIFVPFLAWFFSFDLQQVISDSWLRILFTLPHLLFLTALTHIFNQRQWRLPLISRLMEVNSGAVGGTERQFFSQTYLLVLCLVQILMLILLKISFYIYTSGVYPSLTLDTLVAISILVLMIAVLASIFVTSYLLKVTEREARLTTELHHIKEKHNLNLRLQVVRHDFYNHLTSIYGYLKAGHYMQAETYIQNLYTTIRHIHSLIKLDPPELAALLSVKQEEAKARGVDFHWEVNIEGSNLPLSPEELTHLVCNLLDNAMEAAKADCFPKVELTIVSSMMGLDLKVSNNGKPITQDVRNNIFTPGYTTKNKNQHSGLGLYIIKQITDRHNGHLELKEPENYPGVEFKLCIPWNN; encoded by the coding sequence ATGGATTTTATGCCACTGATACCTTTTTTAGGCGTATCTATTCCTGAGAGTTTAATTATATACTATATGGTATTGACTATACTAAGAAAAAAAGAATCTTGGTTATTTGTTATAGCTCTTTCACTGGTAACGTCCTTGTTTTCATATATTATCCGTTCAATACCAATAGTTTTTGGTATTCATTCCATTCTACAGATAATACTAATGATCATTTTTCTAAATCTTTTTCTGAAGTTATCTTGGCGTGTTGCGGTGGTTGTCATAATACTGACAAGTGTGGTATTAGGATTATCAGAAGGGATCTTCGTCCCTTTTCTAGCCTGGTTTTTTTCATTTGATCTACAACAAGTTATCTCAGATTCCTGGCTTCGAATACTGTTTACATTGCCACATTTGCTTTTCCTGACAGCTTTAACCCATATTTTCAATCAACGTCAGTGGAGGTTACCATTGATTTCACGGCTGATGGAAGTAAATAGCGGCGCAGTTGGAGGGACAGAAAGACAATTTTTTAGCCAAACATACCTGCTTGTCCTATGCCTTGTACAAATTTTAATGTTGATATTACTGAAAATCAGTTTTTACATTTATACCTCTGGTGTTTATCCTAGCCTTACCCTTGACACTCTAGTGGCAATTAGTATTCTCGTTTTAATGATTGCTGTCTTAGCCAGTATTTTTGTAACCAGTTACTTATTAAAGGTTACAGAACGTGAAGCTAGGTTAACAACGGAATTACATCATATAAAGGAAAAGCATAATCTGAATTTGCGATTACAGGTTGTGCGACATGATTTTTATAATCATCTTACGTCTATCTATGGATATCTAAAGGCAGGTCACTATATGCAAGCTGAAACCTATATCCAAAACTTATATACAACTATTCGCCATATACATAGTCTTATAAAACTTGATCCTCCAGAATTGGCCGCTCTGCTGAGTGTAAAACAAGAGGAAGCTAAGGCTAGAGGGGTAGATTTTCATTGGGAAGTAAATATTGAAGGTAGTAATCTTCCACTATCCCCAGAAGAGCTCACTCATTTAGTTTGTAACCTATTGGATAATGCCATGGAAGCAGCAAAAGCAGACTGTTTTCCAAAGGTGGAATTGACTATTGTAAGCAGTATGATGGGGTTAGATCTGAAGGTATCTAATAATGGTAAACCCATTACTCAGGATGTAAGGAATAATATCTTTACACCAGGTTATACAACTAAAAATAAAAATCAGCATAGTGGATTGGGGCTATATATAATTAAGCAAATCACTGATCGTCATAATGGTCATTTAGAATTAAAAGAACCCGAAAACTATCCGGGCGTTGAATTTAAGCTATGTATACCATGGAATAATTAA
- a CDS encoding LytR/AlgR family response regulator transcription factor produces MADDERGILLLIRSILSELEGALVVGIAENANDAIGLVKDQNPDLAFLDIGLPDMTGIELADKLREIKPDLAIVFITAHQEYSLDAFKLYAFDYILKPIDEERVKSTFRYICQMLKMSKKNYLNSEASIISLNFGNEQVFVKPSEILYIEKAGRHTFVCCVNGKFKTRKTLQELEQRLGATFFRSHKSYIINTREIERIITCTNYYQIKFKNGEDTAFLSRDRHNMLVEYLNNNI; encoded by the coding sequence ATGGCAGATGATGAACGTGGAATATTGTTATTAATTCGTTCAATTCTTAGTGAACTTGAGGGTGCTCTGGTTGTAGGAATAGCAGAAAATGCTAATGATGCAATAGGACTTGTTAAAGACCAAAATCCTGATCTGGCTTTCTTGGATATCGGGTTACCTGATATGACAGGGATTGAGTTAGCTGATAAATTGAGAGAAATAAAGCCGGATTTGGCTATAGTATTTATCACCGCACATCAAGAATACTCTCTTGATGCTTTTAAACTTTACGCTTTTGATTATATTTTAAAACCCATTGATGAGGAACGGGTAAAATCAACTTTTCGTTATATTTGCCAAATGCTAAAAATGTCCAAGAAGAACTATTTGAATTCTGAGGCATCTATAATTTCTCTAAACTTTGGCAATGAGCAAGTTTTTGTGAAACCTAGTGAGATTTTATACATTGAGAAAGCAGGACGTCATACTTTTGTTTGCTGTGTCAATGGAAAATTTAAAACGCGGAAAACATTGCAGGAGTTAGAACAACGCTTAGGAGCAACGTTTTTTCGCTCCCATAAATCATATATTATTAATACTAGAGAAATTGAACGAATAATTACTTGCACCAATTATTATCAGATAAAATTTAAAAATGGTGAAGATACAGCTTTTCTTAGTCGTGATCGCCATAATATGCTTGTGGAGTATTTAAATAATAATATTTAA
- a CDS encoding replication-relaxation family protein has product MSKIKLMPRDFLVLEGIYKYECLSWDQVYDLFFKHGENGKINSSEYMRKRLSYLCNKDYLEAVVIKDGRKVYFLKQLGIKEYRSHFKIVPDITDAKTGKLKRNYYRACELKKHPVLLPHQLKLIDFIIKAKAINSNYSHIMNKGFETKYRLMPDACLITNSFELFLEQDMDTERKKKLENKIAQYRHFFSNHFSENMALFFIINSKYPEKRAKLFGEILTIYMLDMFKDNFDAYIGTEDTLIEVLKYFNNKISIIYMQLKSIEKISVSKFGKIEDIYISQKFDFIIVKEETVFCIHYFIANRMSCFYNAFLFDNFKVAFNQVYPQYNIVYLMLYDSSLEAFQLMFTSIKTSFKYSKSNIHAMSIDNLIEYFST; this is encoded by the coding sequence ATGTCTAAGATTAAGCTAATGCCTCGGGATTTTCTTGTATTAGAAGGTATTTATAAGTATGAATGCTTATCGTGGGATCAGGTTTACGATTTATTTTTCAAACATGGTGAAAATGGAAAAATTAATAGTTCTGAATATATGAGAAAACGTTTATCATATTTATGTAATAAGGATTATTTGGAAGCGGTGGTCATTAAGGATGGGCGCAAAGTATATTTTCTCAAACAATTGGGTATTAAAGAGTATAGATCTCATTTCAAGATAGTGCCTGATATTACAGATGCAAAAACTGGTAAATTAAAAAGAAATTATTATAGAGCCTGTGAATTGAAAAAACATCCTGTACTTCTACCTCATCAGCTTAAGCTGATCGATTTTATTATAAAAGCTAAAGCTATTAATTCTAATTACAGCCATATAATGAATAAAGGATTTGAAACAAAATACAGACTGATGCCTGATGCCTGTTTAATAACTAATTCCTTTGAACTTTTCTTAGAACAAGATATGGATACAGAACGCAAGAAAAAACTTGAAAACAAAATAGCGCAATATCGTCACTTTTTTTCAAACCACTTCTCAGAAAATATGGCTCTATTTTTTATAATTAACTCAAAATATCCAGAGAAAAGAGCAAAACTTTTTGGCGAAATTCTTACTATATATATGCTTGATATGTTCAAGGACAATTTTGATGCTTATATTGGTACTGAAGATACACTTATTGAAGTATTAAAATATTTTAATAATAAGATAAGTATTATCTATATGCAACTAAAATCTATTGAAAAAATAAGCGTTAGTAAGTTCGGTAAAATTGAAGATATATATATTTCCCAAAAATTTGATTTTATAATAGTCAAGGAAGAAACCGTATTTTGTATTCATTATTTTATAGCTAATAGAATGTCTTGCTTTTATAATGCATTTTTATTCGATAATTTTAAAGTGGCATTTAATCAGGTATATCCTCAGTATAATATTGTATATTTAATGCTCTATGATAGTTCTTTAGAAGCTTTTCAGTTAATGTTCACTTCCATTAAAACATCTTTTAAATACAGTAAATCTAATATTCATGCAATGTCAATTGATAATCTAATAGAGTATTTTAGTACATAA
- a CDS encoding helix-turn-helix domain-containing protein, whose translation MYERIRNLREDKDLTQTQVAKYLNCSQRIYSNYERGEVDIPTGILIKIADLHNTSTDYILNRTNKKEPYPQGYKLKIKD comes from the coding sequence ATGTATGAAAGAATAAGAAATTTGAGAGAAGACAAAGATCTAACTCAAACTCAAGTCGCAAAATACCTTAACTGCAGCCAAAGGATTTACAGTAATTATGAACGTGGAGAGGTAGATATCCCTACTGGCATATTAATCAAAATAGCAGATTTACACAATACAAGTACTGATTATATTTTAAATAGGACGAATAAAAAAGAACCCTATCCTCAAGGTTATAAGCTAAAAATAAAAGACTAA
- a CDS encoding DUF6809 family protein: MKTLLEELYNGNIFPDGLIISNDSAFRPLNKQISEAMEKLKNKLSENDFRDLEALLNLRSESSSMEATASFVYGFKLGATLLIEVLTGKENLIRGED; encoded by the coding sequence ATGAAAACCCTTTTAGAAGAACTGTATAATGGCAACATATTTCCGGATGGGTTAATTATTTCAAACGATTCCGCGTTTCGTCCATTAAATAAACAAATCTCAGAAGCTATGGAAAAGTTGAAAAATAAACTTTCTGAAAATGATTTCAGAGATTTGGAGGCACTACTGAATTTACGTAGTGAATCTAGTTCTATGGAAGCTACAGCCTCATTTGTATATGGCTTTAAGCTTGGAGCTACTCTCTTAATTGAAGTATTGACGGGTAAAGAAAATCTTATTCGTGGTGAAGATTAA
- a CDS encoding ATP-binding protein yields MELQKKLIEILKTTPSENSYLDYKQIPYKAEKQVDALKDIVAMLNSSEVIEQDKYIIFGIEDQTLRQIGLVFEMMDDAILQESMDKVEPRPKISSGTIQYQEMQFGYIYISGKNTDRPYVIKENYKKGSKNIQAGQSFIRKASKNYHMSRNDLDDIYKYGKIEVMIYNKCISVKPVSNMKKSKKEPNYTYGIVDVTLRNHTNLPISIAGGVVEIYDQGGQLRTRGGICGIGHTLNIVDYPYKLIANDEETMPVYFEFTSDDCIRLEVNKDGFSNLLITARVDLWTIDDKLYTTREELCTFRAWGEVLHKVRIKY; encoded by the coding sequence ATGGAGCTACAGAAAAAACTAATTGAAATACTGAAAACTACGCCAAGCGAAAACAGTTATTTGGATTATAAACAAATACCCTATAAAGCAGAAAAACAAGTAGATGCCCTCAAAGACATTGTGGCCATGTTGAACTCTAGTGAAGTTATTGAACAAGATAAATATATTATATTTGGCATCGAGGATCAAACATTAAGACAAATTGGATTAGTATTTGAGATGATGGACGATGCTATTTTACAGGAATCGATGGACAAAGTTGAGCCAAGACCTAAGATTTCAAGTGGGACAATTCAATATCAAGAAATGCAATTTGGATATATTTACATTAGTGGTAAAAATACGGATAGACCTTATGTAATCAAAGAAAATTATAAAAAAGGGAGTAAAAATATTCAAGCAGGGCAGTCATTTATTAGAAAGGCGAGTAAAAACTATCATATGAGTCGAAATGATTTAGATGATATTTATAAGTATGGGAAAATAGAGGTTATGATTTATAATAAATGCATTTCAGTAAAACCTGTAAGCAATATGAAAAAGTCAAAGAAAGAACCTAATTATACATATGGAATCGTAGATGTTACATTAAGAAACCACACTAATTTACCGATTTCCATAGCAGGCGGGGTCGTAGAAATATACGACCAAGGTGGACAACTTAGAACTAGGGGCGGTATATGTGGAATTGGTCATACTTTGAATATAGTAGACTATCCGTATAAGCTTATAGCAAATGATGAAGAAACTATGCCTGTATACTTTGAATTTACATCTGATGACTGCATAAGGCTCGAAGTAAATAAAGATGGTTTTTCTAATCTGCTCATTACTGCAAGAGTAGACCTTTGGACTATAGATGATAAATTATATACAACAAGGGAGGAATTGTGTACATTTAGAGCTTGGGGAGAGGTCTTACATAAGGTTAGAATTAAATATTAA
- a CDS encoding DNA/RNA non-specific endonuclease has protein sequence MKKIKYILLQLMLVFCLLFTGCSQISSEVMPSEVTEQSQSKETSAPEIETNKDQPIEQQSQEASSSDLSLNDIPNFSNNPYVIINNNEPEFSESDFTTTSFEQYSNLDSLGRCGVAFANICIDLMPTEKRGSIGQVKPSGWHTIKYDNIDGKYLYNRCHLIGFQLTAENANEKNLITGTRYLNVDGMLPFENMVADYIKETENLVLYRVTPIYEGNNLVAKGVQMEAMSVEDKGEGICFNVFVYNNQPGVMIDYATGESRLLDQGTTEAVVDNNQKHAEESTYILNSNTLKFHKPSCSSVTKMSDANKKTFTGSRDDLIAEDYSPCKICNP, from the coding sequence GTGAAGAAAATAAAATACATATTACTGCAGCTTATGTTGGTTTTCTGCTTATTATTTACAGGCTGTAGCCAAATAAGCTCTGAAGTTATGCCTTCAGAGGTCACAGAGCAGTCACAATCTAAAGAAACATCTGCCCCAGAAATTGAAACTAACAAAGATCAACCTATTGAGCAGCAGAGCCAGGAAGCATCAAGTTCAGATTTATCATTAAATGATATACCTAATTTCAGCAATAACCCCTACGTTATTATCAATAATAATGAACCAGAATTTAGCGAATCAGATTTTACTACAACCTCTTTTGAACAATATAGTAATCTTGATAGTCTTGGAAGATGCGGCGTTGCATTTGCAAACATATGTATAGACCTGATGCCTACTGAGAAACGAGGAAGTATTGGACAGGTAAAACCTTCTGGATGGCATACAATAAAGTATGATAATATAGATGGAAAATATCTATATAATCGTTGCCACTTAATTGGTTTTCAGCTTACTGCAGAAAATGCAAACGAAAAGAATTTGATTACTGGCACACGTTATTTAAACGTAGATGGGATGCTCCCATTTGAAAATATGGTAGCTGATTACATAAAAGAAACTGAAAATCTTGTGTTGTACAGGGTTACTCCTATATATGAAGGCAATAATCTTGTAGCAAAAGGTGTCCAAATGGAAGCTATGTCTGTTGAAGATAAGGGAGAAGGTATTTGCTTTAATGTATTTGTGTATAATAATCAGCCGGGAGTTATGATAGATTATGCCACTGGAGAAAGCAGGCTTTTAGATCAAGGCACTACCGAAGCTGTAGTTGATAATAACCAAAAACACGCAGAAGAATCAACTTATATTCTAAATTCTAATACTCTTAAATTTCATAAGCCTTCATGTTCTAGTGTAACAAAAATGAGTGATGCTAATAAGAAAACATTTACGGGAAGCAGAGATGATCTTATTGCAGAAGATTATTCACCGTGTAAAATTTGTAATCCCTAA